The sequence below is a genomic window from Harmonia axyridis chromosome 1, icHarAxyr1.1, whole genome shotgun sequence.
CATTGTTAACAAATGGTGTCATAACATTTGTTAAGGCATATGCAGAATCTGCAAGAATATGAAAGTTTGGTGCCATGTGCTGAATATGATTATATATAGGACTATTCCTAAAAACACGGGCATCATGAACTCGATAggagttctcctgtcagtgttcggaatccaaacaaacaaacaaaacaaatacGCTcttattagtgatgacgtctcacaccgccattttagttcttctgtcagtgttcggaatccaaacaaacaaattgtcattcaaattagtacgttgtcgttgaagaaattggcttattttgataaaaatattatttaaggaacgattttactattaattgatatatatatatatatatatatatatatatatatatatatatatatatatatatatatatatatatatatatatatatataaacagaaggcacgagattaatgccattaagttcgaacttgaagttcaattaataaacacggctttttacaaaatctggggaatgatacaggattcaaacttaccggtattaacctcgttccttctgtctatcaattaataccgaaatcgttcctcaaatactcttatttatcaaaataagccaatttcttcaacgacaacgtactaatttgaatgacaatttgtttgtttggattccgaacactgacaggagaactaaaatggcggtgtgtgacgtcatcactaatagagcgtatgaTAACTTGAGACGTGTTTTCGATCCCAGATGATGGTCGGAGATCTGAACACCAAGTATCTTGCATGTCATAGTAGAATCACCAACCTGAACGGAAAAATTCTGAACGACTTTGCAAACAATAGGTACTCAAGAAATTGTTATAGACGCACCGAATGAGCCAACACACCACGGGCCACAGGTCGCCCAGGCGTATTGgacatttcaaagaaaaatattccaGTAGATCATCGGATGACAGCCCTATTTGAGATTAGTTCCGATCACAATCCTCTTTAGGTTCATCTAGGGATCTAGGGGACGAATTCGATCTGGATCCACCGACAACAAAGTCATGGACCGATTGGCACTGGACTACAGAATATGGATCAGATTAAGCTTTTATCTGACCCCAAGtattatcaaaatttcattGGACGCTTCGACGCGAGTTTCTTCTTTCCCTATACGTAAGAACTTGGCCCCTGAAGATATATTCCTTACCAGAGAGAAGCACAGAATGAGGTGTAGAGCTCAGAAAATACACAGTTCTGAAGACCGTCGAGTGTTCAATTAGTTCAATGCTAGAGTCAAAGACAATGAGACAGTGTCTGGTGAATGGCAAAACCACTGCGCTCAGATAAAAAACCAACCTCACCGATTCACGGTCTAGAAGGAACGATGATATATATAGTCCAAAAGAAAACGCGGAAATTTTCGCAGCTAATCTTGAGAGCCTATGCAGCCCTAATTATTGGCTGCGCCCGATCAGTCTTCTTTCGTGCACAAGGAAGATAACGGAAGCGGTTATTCAGAAAAGATTGATGGCAATAAAGGAAGAAAAGTTCATACAGTTGAAACAGTTCGGTTTTTAACGCCAACACTCCACTGTGTAACAAGTGATACGAAAAACATAACAAATCACGGATGGGTTTATCCGAAAACATCTCACAGGGTCTGTGAGACATTCTTGGACGTGGCCAAAGCGTTCGATAATGTATGGTATAAAGGTCTGCTACACAAAATGCGGCCGGTTTCCCACTGTCCATTGTTCAACTTGTAGCCTTTTACCTatattctcgcaagtttagaaaaaaagcattataaattattgttattgtttttgcCAATAAAGGATTATTATAAAGTTGACGGAGTGCTGTCTTCAGAGGGGGCACTTTCAGTCGGTCTCAGGCAAGTAGAGaggagcgataccgtgattccTAAATCACGTTGTGAAAAGTGAACGttgttactttatgatatcagtgaaattaacgCGTGACATGATCACTGCTAAGGAATTGGATTCGGTTAAGTGGAGTGCTGTGCTTGTTATCAATATTTGTATAAATTACCCAAATTTAAGCTCGTTTATCTCTGCATCTCGAATTGATgacattttctttcaattccTAACAGGGGTAAAAGAGCTAGCCAAAGATATATATTCTTTAGAGTTAACAGATTTGTGATGTCCTtatggatatgaataattttggatatcgaataaaaaataatacacacaaATTCAAACGTAAATATATaatagagaaataaataaataataaaattctaattttaatgCCACCACCAATTAGGCAGTTATTCAGCAGATATCATTTCTTCGTAGCAAGTATTATGATAGAACACTACAAAAATACTTTTTAAAGCCGACGACGAAGTTGCCGATGGATGCTgggattttcatgaaaaatatacaattatgctagtcgaaaaaggttccgaagccaTAGAAAAATCTGGTTTTAAAATTTACGATTGCAATTTGCAACAAGGAATACAACGCTGTGAGAATTATGACACGGACAGTGATATGCCCTGGAACGAAACGATATGTTCAAAcggtgatcacgtcacgctctgtactcgttttGCGGACCTGCGACTATCTGTGaaattctgatatcagtgattaaatcacagtacttgaaatatcgctcatctctactgGTAAGGATCTCTGCTATCACCGTCACGGAGAAAAGCTCCATGGAACGATTCTTCTTGCCAGTTCATGGTGTCCTAAAATGGCAAAGAAATACCTGCAAGAAGCTGTCTCAGAAGATATGGTCGATAAAGAATTGAAGTGAACCCTGAGAATAGCGAGGCTGTTTCCTTCAGCCCAAGGACACGTTGTAATGTTCGGTATGAGGATCGAATGGAGAGACGAGGCCGAGTGTCTGGGATTTATATCTGACAAGAAGCTCACTTGAACATGAGATTTACAGTAATTCGATAGGAAAGTGTGTTTTCCGCACTTAACAGCTTGACCGAACAACGCTAAGCGGAGTCTGCAGTCTCTTGCGGAAaggtatcactttccacacttgttaggaaaataactattgtgCGCTCAGCTTCATAGAGAAACATtcgaattttatgattggcgcatagagacatgccaaaattttattatcgatacgactctttaatatttgcgtgcggaaaaaacccttgctattcactttccgcatgcACCACCAGATTCATGCGTCCAAATCTAGTCTTTCGATTACAATGGTGCACCTGTCTCAGTGAAAAAGGTGGagtattttgaaagaaaaattccaaacattcttaaattttttattttgaaggaaaatcgattaactaaaataaataatGCATTAAATTGCTTGGTTCAtgcattatcaatttttttaaaattttgttgggtTCCATGATTTTTATTGTCTGCTCTAAGGCCTTTATTGTGAGAAGAACttgtaatttttaaatttccaaTCCtccaacttcattttcaaatatattttttcttcagcaTTCGCAAAACTATCCTCAATAGAATTCATAGAGATTTTCCAAAGATCTGGAGCAGAGAATTTGAAAAACTTCTTagcaatttgaaattcttgagAAAGAGAAGTGTTAAAAATTCCCTTATCGTCAGTCTGCAATGAAATGTTTTTATTAGTGAATATTATAGTGAGATAGAGCAGAGTCAGCAGGCGTCACAAAACACCTACTTGAAGACATTTGACTTTTCACATGAATGAAATAGGTTTCTAATTGGTTACGACTAGAATTATAGTGTAGCCAGTCCAATGGACTATGGGTATGATTCATTTATTGTTACATGTACTATGTACTTCCAGCAACTGATCAAACTATAGTGCTGACACTACTCTATTATTGAAATTGTACAGCAATTTGGGTCAATAGTTAATGAAAATCATAAAACAAACTCAGATATAGGTCGAATTTAAATTTTGGAAATCCTACCTACTATCTATCATTGTATATAGGTGATATCTATTATAAGGTATAGAATAATATAGTAGGATAAGGTACTAcaaattgaatattcatcaGCACCATCAACGAAGAAATTACGATATTATCCAGAATTTCCCCCTTACAAATGAACTTCTCTCGGAAATATTTTGAACCAACTAAGGAAGGACAGATTGTTCGGTATAACTATTTGCTAGCGGGCACAAGGTTATTATGATTACTTCGAAACTTCAAAAATGCTTTTCATACAGTTTTCTGGCTGAACTAAACAATGAATAGTGATGAATTGAAGAGAAGAATGAGTATAAGTGGTATAGATAGTTACATACAACTTCAATTTAAACGTTTCATACTCTTTTTTCTTAGGAAAAGTTTCAAAAATGAGATCTAACTCGAATAATCTCAATTGAATACAACCTTTTACATATTCTAGTCTATTAATGAATACCTCCGAATatgggaaaattttttatttattgacatgGCATTAGAAAAATGTATATACATTCGAGTTCTTCTTTGAACTATAGAAGTATAGTTCAATGctatttttaaatgaaaattgcaTAGGCAGGTGAGTATACACGAACAAGAGGAACAGTCATCGAAGACCGAGAGAAACCTTCTGAGAAGTGAGAAGGCCGTACAAAACACCGCCTGCATCGCTTGCGCTTTATCTCCTCGAACCTTCATACCTCCTACTCTGGGACATCGTCGGTACTGGCAGGAGAGTGTGTAGTTATTCGTTGCTTGCCCGAGAGATGTCGTCGTGGGCTGCGCATCTCTCGGGATTCCAATGCCAGTAACGACGACGCCCCAGTGAGAGTGGATGAGATACGAAGGCATATTCGAGGAAAGAGATACAGCGCAAGCGAGTTGTGAGGGCGGAAAATCAAGGCATATTGTGCCATCGGCGCGCTATCGCTGTGAAGCCGCGTGATCTGTGTCATTTCCTTCGTTGcacataattataaaaaattctttgACGACAACGTTCACTCACATCTGAAATGTGGGAAAATGGGGTTTGATATtattaccgattcgattgttctcaccttatacagggttttcctgtataaattcctaaattggagttacgaaggaaattaaagattccttggatgattttaatAAAAGTTCTATAAACAACGCAAACGCTATGTTTTtgtgatacagggtgtttcttgtagtcctactattTTGTGATGTTtacaccagtttatcgaatctttattaattctcgctacagattgggtgaaaaagtaccaaaacttataattcatttattcatcacagattACCAACTGGAACTCAATAGTAATTTGGATTACTAGAGAGTTGTTagatattttttctcgaaatcggtagcagatacgataaaactacaagaaaccaaaaataaTAATGGACCAGATTttcattttacaattttctactactagtggttcaccaaaaaaatgttctgAAGAAAAGAAGAGGAcactattccagaaaaaatatcaccctatagatttgcattcaaaattagcatatcacatgatgaaaacttcagatCGAAATATCTATacaaaatttaagttaaatatcttgtgaagggcaggagctatgagaaaaaacacctgtatctcaaaaacaaagcgtttttggGCCCAAGTTATAGGCCGAGGAATCtgttattttcgtttgtacatccaatttaggaacatcctgtttagtcaattcaaaactgatgtcttcacaaataaattgcaatttgaatgaaacacatcaAATTATACAACATAGCACAgacaattttcagttctttgataactgcagtattgaaatttcgtgacgagaatgatacaaaaaacgaaaacaacgggtatGTGAATAcagatgacgaatgcaaaaatcacagatggcaaaacaaggggtGACGCGGACAAAGCGGacagataaagaaaaataataaaccttggacaTAGACATGCTCGCAGGgaaataaaagtaatcatcttggaagcgataataaactcatataCACCCCTCTACTATACCTCTAATAAGATACTCATTTTtataaatatctgaaaaatgTTGTCCTGCAATTTATTTTAAAGGACAAAATTTTGTCCTGTAAAATAAATGGCGAATTATATGCCACATAAAAGTTACaaatatgagaaagaaaaatGTTCGAAAAATGCATGAAAATTGTCAAATATTGCGTTTTTAAAtgttaaaaacttttttcaattgatttcaatagataataatataatacagaCCCATTTGTCAAATATGtcgaaacagaaaaaaatttcagatatagaatatacataaatatggtaagttgaaaatatttttcaataatttgatagttgaattacataaatattgataaaatataataaagagcATTTTATTACTTTTGTGTCTAGAAACAATCAGGTAGTGTTTCAAATGCTACAAAGTTAGTGTGCCTTCGATCATTGAGAGCATTTGTATTTGAAGGCTTAATTATACTAACATTTTCTGGCACcccgttcattaaaaaaaaaattattctacaTAAAAGTTTGAAATCCAGGTTCTTTTGCAAATTGTATTCACACATTTTTGTGTTCAGACGGAAACACCTTCGacaatatttattgaatgaatagaATTAGTCAATGGCAAACCATGAGTTTCAAATTCTCTAATACTTGAAGTACTGTGAGTGTAGCTATTAGAGCTGTTTTTTCACTTTGTATCATTGAAAACTGCTTTGGACTGACAGCCTCTGAATAATCAAAGTCACATAACACACTTCAATCAAGAAAGACATGAGTAATTTTTGTTGTGAACTCATGAAGTTCTTTTTAAATTGATAGTACTGTTATGTTTTTTGAAGTGTGCTGATAGTTAAACCAAAAGAATGTCAAGTTTTTgattatgaaaaataaagagTCTAATTCTCttaatacatatttttttattggaatgagaactgtgaatattttaaatttgctGCTGTTAAATGTCCTTATCTCATAATgactttctttgaaatattttattcattaggTACCCTACTAAAAAATATTGCATTTACTGCATCCCAAGATCAGAATCTGGGTCATAAATTTACAAGtgcaaaaatttgttttctatttCTTCTTAGGATAATTTCTCCTCTTTGAATTTGACTAGACTTACATTTAAAGAAAATGGTAAATTATCCTTTATCCATTCTTGAACGTGATggttttcataaatatctactGTTCCAGTTACTATATTTGAAGTGAGGCAGATCTCTGTAAagtaattaatataattttttttttagcaaaTAGTAATAATAGGTATACCTGTTGGCAGTCTGAGTTCCTTAAGTAAATTCCAGTTCTGTATACAACCATTATAGTTTGGATGTAAATAACAAGCATGCCCTATTCTTTCTGGTCTAAATTCAAGTATTTCAtgaatttcttttgaatttacTACTTCTCCACAGTGAATTGTAGTAAAAAGGTTGTTGTTCCTTCCCCTTTCGAAGAGATGTTTTAAGTCATGAAATGACCCATGAATAGGGTTTCCACTAAGATCTATTCCtgaaatttaacattttttattgtaattatAAATACATAGATTTagcaaattcaattatttatttgaattttaaaataaaatttctgttTCTCTACATATACAGCAAGAATGTATGAATCAAATACAAAATTAATATTAGTACCTTTGATAATATCAGGATATTCTGATtgctttttcaatatcaaatttaaGTTATTTGTACACTCTTCTAAACTATGCTGCCTGTTTAACGATaggattaatttaactaatattCTATTTGTTGAATCTTGAATTGCCTTAATGACAGATTCAATATAGTTTTCAGCACTCATTCCCTCTTCATTTCTTGGAGTGGTCCTGAGTTCCAAGTAGATAACATTGTCTGCAGCAAACTCTTTGATTAGGTTCAATGTTGCTAAATAAACTGTTTGTGAAGATGAAGTAGCTTTGTGGGCAATGGCAAATGTTTTAAAGACATTTTCAAGGTTTCTCTGTCCGATCGGAATATTTCGTAACTTTTGATAATTGCATATATCTGAATATGGACAACCAAGGAGAGGCAGAATTTTATCACTCAATGAACCATTAAGATGGGCATGCAGttcctgaaaaaatattattcaaattgcTATAAATCAAtgagttaaattttttttgatccTTCAATATATTCTTCACGTTATTTCGGCAGTAATTAAATTCTAATATGTGCATATATGTGTGTACTATCCAAAAAAGTTGAATTTCGATATCTTACTATTTTAGGTAGAGAAAGACAAAAATCTTCAAATGATGAATCCATATTGGGTAATATTGTTCAGGAAATACAGCCAAGGCATTCAATTAAAGCTGGAAATGCCAAATTATGCATCCCATCAACTAAGTACCTATTctaaaaatcataaatatttttacttttttatatatgttttcatttcgaacttaATCTTAGCTGTCTAGATAGATCTTATCATCTTGGATTTCTTGATTCAGAAAACGCTGTTACAGCTCTCTCACAACTCAGAATGGAcatgagaaatgagaatttaaattttttaaataataaataacataacCACAATCCACACACAAGCATAGAGATAGAATTATATTATTCGACGTCTATGGCCTTGTTATGGTGGATTTacgcaccgtacctaagaactaatggtggatttatgcaccagtcctaagaactaagactaaacctaagaacttagaactaagaattgaacgctaacaaatcaataacggcgtttatgcacgtctcctaagaactaagaactaacactagcaggccaactatTAACTAAGAAcaaagggctcaggtaaaatatagaagtccGCGTGCGCCGCATGATGTGTTGCCTGTAGAGTTTCGATTTACAAACATTTATCCAGCAGCCATCTTTCTTTTTGCCTCCTAATTGCTCTCAGAACCCTCCTATGTGTGtccatatatttattttcatctttgtTTCTGTGCTGTCTTCTCTCTTCCATTAGTTCCAAGATTGTATCCGTCATCCATTCCTGTCTTCTGGTCATCCTATCGGGTTTCAATTCTTCTTGCGTGATTGAAGTTATAGAAACCTTCATTTCAATCCAAAGTTCTTCTATTTCGGTTTTATGATCCGTAGTTTCCGATATAGTTTTGAACTGCTTTTAAATTTATCCTTGGTCTGCAGGAATATACTATCTTCCTTAAGTTTGCGCACGTCCGCACTTCACAGAGGTGGTCTTTTCGCTATTTTCTTTAGTCGTAGTCTATCTAGTACGAGCTAGCAAAAGGTTGTGATCTGATGGGATGTCCGCTCCTGGGTACGTTTTGCAAGATATAACCGAATTGCGATATCTTCTATTTATCATCACAAAGTCTATTTGATTTCTTACGATTCTGTGTTTATTATTAGCTGGAGATTCCCATGTGTACAGTCTCCTGGCAGGAAGTTTAAAGAACGTATTTATGATTGTAAGGTCCATTTCCTGACAAAACTCTATCAATCTTTCTCCTCTCTCATTCCTTATTCCCAACCCGAAATCACCCACCAACTGTTATACCATTCCTTCCCCAACTTTGGCATTCATATCGCCCAGAATGAAGTTGACTTCTTCCTTCTTTCTGTGTTTGAGAGATGTCTTTATCTGTTCGTAGATCTCTTCGATCTCTGCTTCATAACTGCCAGAAGTCGGTGCATATGTCTGAATAATATTGAGTCGAATGGTTTTGCGATGATCTTGATTAAAGCAATTTTACTTGAAATAGGGATGAATCCTTTTACGGAATCATTGGTTTCTCCATTAACAATAATTGCTACTCCATTTTTATTTCTAAAAGTATCGTCTCCCGAgaaatatacatggtgttcgtCTATGGAGCAGTGTCCAGTGTTTGGCAATCTTGTCTCACTACAACCCAGTATGCTGATTTGGAGTAGTTTAATCTGTTCCACTATTGGCACGACAAGGGCCTTAATATGAAAAAAGTAGCGAAGGaccgaaaattgaaatttgtggaGAAATGATTTCTGCCTACCTTGGTAAAGTCCATGAAATGTCCTTGGCTGATAGATCTTCGCCGTCGAACGGGTGGTAGACGGAACACTCAATCTCGCACAACCGAAGAAACGGTATTGTTCTTGAAAATAGAGTCGACTCGAAAATGtttatgaaaaagaaaatattgcgTTTAACACAACGAAAGAGCGAGTGGAAAATCTGTATGAAAATGTCCATATGCACGGACGGGTCTTGAATGAATCCTCGCGCATCTGGCATCTATCAAATCTCCAGCATATGTTTTCCCGCGGTACATTTAAATGAATGATATTCTCTGAATTAGgaaaacaatgaatttattaataataaaaggaaaacaaagaaaataagaTGAGTTGACTAGTTGCAGTAACATAACCGCTCACctaaaatagaatattttacACGAAAAAAAgagttgacaaaaaaaaaacaaaaaaattattgaagtggTAAAGGGCATAACTTAACCACCGGCCTCTGCAGTATACCTTGAGTTGTACGGACACTAGCTACTCGAGCTATTTTATCAGCACCATGGTGCAATTTTTCGATTCGTCCTAAACGCCAGCGCAATGGAGGAAGCTGATCATCTTTGATAAGTACGAGTGTACCTATTGAGAGACAATCGGTGGTTTTATCGAACCACTTCTTACGTTGTTGTAACGTGTTTAAATATTCCAAGTGCCACCGTTTCCAAAAATCTTGGTGGATATGCGTCAAAAGCTGCCAACGTGAAAGTCTTCCCATTGAAAGGTGTGATAAGTCCGGTTCAGGTAACGCAGTCAATGGCGCTAAGGTGAGAAAATGTCCCGGCGTTAACGCCGATATGTCATTCGGGTCATTACTAAGTGGACAAAGCGGGCGCGAGTTGAGAAGAGCTTCTATTTGCGTAAGTACTGTGTAAAATTCCTCATAAGTAAGAATTTGATCACCTATGATTCGAAGCAAGTGCGATTTAACGGATTTTATTCCGGATTCCCAAAGTCCTCCAAAATGTGGACCAGAAGGGGGATTAAAGCTCCATTTTATTTGTTCCTCAATCAGCGCATTTTGCATATAGTTTGAGAGCTCTCGATATGCTCCTTTGAAGTTCGTTCCGCCGTCACTAAATATATGATTGCATCGTCCTCGTCGAGCAATGAATCGACGTAATGCAGCGAGAAAGGCGTTGGACGTGAGATCTGAGACGAGTTCTAAATGTAATGCCTTTGTTGTAAAACATACAAACAGGCATATGTACGACTTGAACGATTTAGAACCGCGAGTTCGAGACATAGTTGTTTGAAATGGCCCACCATAGTCTACACCTACACATTGAAAAGGCTTGAGCTGATTCACTCTTAGAGAGGGCAAATTACTCATTAAAGGCTGAGAAGCCTTTGGTTTCACCCTGAAACAGGTATGACAACGAGAATTAACTTTATTTATCGCTCTTCGAGCGGACAATATCCAAACTTGTTGAGTAAGGAGAAATTGTAGAGTTTGGGCACCTGGATGATGGTAAACTCTATGGAAATGCTGAATTATAAGTTCAGTGAGTCGATGAGAAGACGGAAGAAGGGCTGGGTGTTTATGGTCATACGAAAGACCAGAAAATGAAAGTCTGCCGCCCACCCTGAGAACACCATCCTCGCCAATGAAAAGATTCAACTTACGAAGACCCTTCGAAATAGgtttttcattctgaatattAGCAATATCTGCCTGAAACACAGATTGCTGTACTTGCTTGATGATGAAGGTGAAAGCATGTTTGAGGTCCATCGATGATACAATTCCATTTATACGAGACTTGGAGTTTTTCAGGTTATGAACGAATCTGAAAACGTAAACCACTATACGCTGAATCTTGGACAACGACGAGAACTTCGAAAGCAACTCAGGTACAAATTGCGAGCAGACAAATGTGGGCAAAGAAATGTGACGCTCTTCCTCCCTCACGAGATTCTGATCACTTTCCATTTCTCTGCGATCGAAAGTGGTTTCCTCTGAACGGAGCCAGTATGGTCCCGCCCACCATAATGTACAATTCAGAAGTTCAACTGGCGTCAAACCACGTGAAGCACAATCAGCGGGGTTATCCCTAGATTTGACATGATACCAGAGTTCTGGCGAAACCAATTCCTGAATCTGAGTCGTTCGATTACTGACGAACGATTTCCATCGATGAGGGGAGGATCTGATCCATGTCAGAGCGACTGTGGAATCGGACCAGGCAAAAACTTTGCTTATCTGAAAGGCGGATGAATAGATCGAGAGAACTAAGGAAATGAGTTTAGACAAGAGAAGACAGGCGCAGAGTTCCAATCtaggaattgaaattctctttaCCGGAGAAACCTTCGATTTGCCACATACGAATGATGTACCAACAGATCCGTTGGGATAGAAA
It includes:
- the LOC123688781 gene encoding adenosine deaminase-like protein, which gives rise to MDSSFEDFCLSLPKIELHAHLNGSLSDKILPLLGCPYSDICNYQKLRNIPIGQRNLENVFKTFAIAHKATSSSQTVYLATLNLIKEFAADNVIYLELRTTPRNEEGMSAENYIESVIKAIQDSTNRILVKLILSLNRQHSLEECTNNLNLILKKQSEYPDIIKGIDLSGNPIHGSFHDLKHLFERGRNNNLFTTIHCGEVVNSKEIHEILEFRPERIGHACYLHPNYNGCIQNWNLLKELRLPTEICLTSNIVTGTVDIYENHHVQEWIKDNLPFSLNTDDKGIFNTSLSQEFQIAKKFFKFSAPDLWKISMNSIEDSFANAEEKIYLKMKLEDWKFKNYKFFSQ
- the LOC123689000 gene encoding uncharacterized protein LOC123689000, with amino-acid sequence MSSVITDVETENNFYIPHHCIIKPDSASTKLRVVFDLSAHLPGKLSLNDALLIGPKLQKDIFVILLNFRVHTFVFTADIKQMYRQILIQPSHRDYQRILWRFSPSEPIGAYRLNTVTYGVAPAPFLALRTLSQLAEDEGASFPNASKILLRDIYVDDIVTGCDDLEQAKVLVDELISLLECGGFELRKWCSNSHELLSRVPLDHQHQHSINFDADSAIKILGLKWFPSLDEFSYSVKSSGEVCSKRSILSDLSRIFDPLGFLAPFTFLAKHLIQHLWTLGLQWDDSLPVEVNNRWNQCKSELHELAKLKIPRLLASGSYSRCELHGFGDSSERGYAAVIYLRFFYPNGSVGTSFVCGKSKVSPVKRISIPRLELCACLLLSKLISLVLSIYSSAFQISKVFAWSDSTVALTWIRSSPHRWKSFVSNRTTQIQELVSPELWYHVKSRDNPADCASRGLTPVELLNCTLWWAGPYWLRSEETTFDRREMESDQNLVREEERHISLPTFVCSQFVPELLSKFSSLSKIQRIVVYVFRFVHNLKNSKSRINGIVSSMDLKHAFTFIIKQVQQSVFQADIANIQNEKPISKGLRKLNLFIGEDGVLRVGGRLSFSGLSYDHKHPALLPSSHRLTELIIQHFHRVYHHPGAQTLQFLLTQQVWILSARRAINKVNSRCHTCFRVKPKASQPLMSNLPSLRVNQLKPFQCVGVDYGGPFQTTMSRTRGSKSFKSYICLFVCFTTKALHLELVSDLTSNAFLAALRRFIARRGRCNHIFSDGGTNFKGAYRELSNYMQNALIEEQIKWSFNPPSGPHFGGLWESGIKSVKSHLLRIIGDQILTYEEFYTVLTQIEALLNSRPLCPLSNDPNDISALTPGHFLTLAPLTALPEPDLSHLSMGRLSRWQLLTHIHQDFWKRWHLEYLNTLQQRKKWFDKTTDCLSIGTLVLIKDDQLPPLRWRLGRIEKLHHGADKIARVASVRTTQGILQRPVVKLCPLPLQ